A genome region from Natranaeroarchaeum sulfidigenes includes the following:
- a CDS encoding NAD(P)(+) transhydrogenase (Re/Si-specific) subunit beta, translating to MMLAALPESTLALAYLFASILFIQGLRDMTHPRTAMRGNLISAGGMFVAVVVTVLWFEIIDPLVLFSALLVGTAVGTILAVRVERTEMPQLVGLFNGFGGGASAVVAGAELVELGSTDAIPVDVGVAAVFSGIVGSVTLFGSLVAAGKLHGLITTSAIRYDGEQVMKALVLLVALVFGGYLVASPDLFAAQLHADWIPPYWLLVLAAAVLGILLVIPIGGADMPVVIALLNAYSGLAAAGTGFVLDNSALIIAGTLVGAAGMILTVIMCESMNRSLTNVLFGGFGEEPDQEAMDDIYDGNITETSPEEVEMLLDTAKRVVIVPGYGMAVAQAQHAVAELAELLDENDVDVEFGIHPVAGRMPGHMNALLAEADVPYDKMRELEEVNPTFSQTDVVIVTGANDVVNPKANTDESSPIAGMPVLNVSDARSVIVNKRSLSPGFSGIPNPLFAKDNTSMLFGDAKGSMQELVNAYKENH from the coding sequence ATGATGCTTGCTGCATTGCCGGAATCGACGCTCGCGCTCGCCTATCTGTTCGCTTCGATACTGTTCATTCAGGGCCTGCGGGATATGACCCATCCCCGGACGGCGATGCGTGGCAACCTCATCTCCGCTGGCGGGATGTTCGTTGCCGTCGTCGTCACGGTCCTGTGGTTCGAGATCATTGACCCGCTGGTGCTCTTTAGCGCCTTGCTCGTCGGCACCGCCGTCGGAACGATCCTCGCCGTCAGAGTCGAGCGGACCGAAATGCCACAGCTCGTCGGTCTGTTCAACGGGTTCGGCGGTGGTGCGTCTGCCGTGGTTGCCGGCGCGGAACTCGTTGAACTCGGCTCGACCGACGCGATTCCGGTCGATGTGGGTGTCGCAGCAGTCTTCTCCGGCATCGTCGGCTCGGTTACCCTCTTCGGTAGTCTGGTCGCGGCCGGAAAGCTCCACGGGCTCATCACTACCTCTGCGATCCGATACGATGGTGAGCAGGTGATGAAAGCCCTCGTCCTGCTCGTCGCGCTGGTGTTTGGCGGCTACCTCGTTGCAAGCCCCGACCTGTTCGCTGCGCAACTCCATGCCGACTGGATACCACCGTACTGGCTGCTGGTGCTCGCTGCCGCCGTGCTCGGAATCCTCCTTGTGATTCCGATCGGCGGCGCTGATATGCCGGTCGTCATCGCACTGTTGAACGCTTACTCGGGACTCGCCGCTGCCGGGACCGGTTTCGTACTGGACAACAGCGCGCTGATCATCGCAGGGACGCTCGTTGGCGCAGCAGGGATGATCCTCACTGTCATTATGTGTGAGTCCATGAACCGGTCGCTCACGAACGTCCTGTTCGGCGGGTTCGGCGAGGAGCCGGATCAGGAAGCGATGGACGACATCTACGACGGCAACATCACCGAGACGTCCCCCGAGGAGGTCGAGATGTTGCTGGACACCGCCAAGCGGGTCGTCATCGTTCCCGGCTACGGGATGGCAGTCGCGCAGGCCCAGCACGCGGTCGCGGAGCTCGCCGAGCTGCTCGACGAGAACGACGTCGACGTCGAGTTCGGCATTCATCCGGTCGCGGGACGGATGCCCGGCCACATGAACGCGCTACTGGCGGAAGCTGATGTCCCGTACGACAAGATGCGGGAGCTCGAGGAGGTCAATCCGACCTTCTCCCAGACTGACGTCGTCATCGTGACCGGCGCGAACGACGTCGTCAATCCGAAGGCAAACACCGACGAGTCGAGCCCGATCGCCGGGATGCCCGTCCTCAACGTCTCGGATGCACGATCGGTGATCGTGAACAAGCGAAGCCTCAGTCCTGGTTTCTCCGGAATCCCGAACCCACTGTTCGCGAAGGACAACACGAGCATGCTGTTTGGCGACGCGAAGGGCTCGATGCAGGAGCTAGTCAACGCATACAAGGAGAACCACTAG
- a CDS encoding NAD(P) transhydrogenase subunit alpha, whose amino-acid sequence MSLIQNLTLFVLAAFLGYEIINKIPTNLHTPLMSGANAITGITLVGAVVVAGSGDTMLATALGFVAVVMATINVVGGYLVSHFMLADFRGGDR is encoded by the coding sequence ATGTCGCTGATCCAGAACCTGACGCTGTTCGTGCTGGCGGCGTTCCTCGGATACGAGATTATCAACAAGATCCCGACCAATCTCCATACGCCGCTGATGTCCGGTGCGAATGCGATTACCGGGATCACGCTCGTTGGGGCAGTGGTCGTGGCTGGCTCCGGCGATACGATGCTGGCGACAGCGCTTGGGTTCGTTGCAGTCGTTATGGCAACGATCAACGTCGTCGGTGGCTATCTGGTTAGCCACTTCATGCTCGCTGATTTCCGCGGAGGTGACCGATGA
- a CDS encoding restriction endonuclease → MDADATVLDDLSGFEFEDVMVEVFRKMGYRNVRQAERIADKGRDILMEEPRENGPPSAVVVECKHTATVGRPVVQKLHSAVQTYDHPGPKRGMVATTGRFTRPAEEYAARVGRESGAAEIELFDGQRLREVGDEIGMDLYSGRIEIVCEETLAPPRDRESVASQLRAAASSVENLDPELVAPSKITLTLLPIVYADTHVNAVFETSVGVIHRVDERDPISILADRDGPRPLAGDVSRLVARNVDRTEPIALDRYREQFDAVDTERFGRTEAEYRDWIAELQCDRFETTVRYTGDNNVTYTRTCRPTESDVSIRSLHPVYVPAVDARLELGEYAYQHSYLTADRDTVVMDGAFGHCVHCGGDGLLTYCENCGSVNCDDHIETERLDGAPVCTGCAVTESFLFKTKYFYDRENLERFRAEYDAMPFYRKAMENPLLAGAAAIIVGLLLFGLLGLVI, encoded by the coding sequence ATGGACGCGGACGCAACGGTACTCGACGACCTTTCCGGCTTCGAGTTCGAGGACGTGATGGTCGAGGTCTTCCGGAAGATGGGCTACCGGAACGTTCGGCAGGCCGAACGCATCGCCGACAAAGGGCGTGACATCCTGATGGAAGAACCGCGGGAGAACGGGCCACCGAGCGCGGTCGTCGTCGAGTGCAAACACACCGCGACCGTCGGTCGGCCGGTCGTCCAGAAACTCCACTCCGCGGTACAGACCTACGATCATCCGGGACCGAAGCGCGGGATGGTCGCGACGACCGGACGCTTTACCCGCCCGGCCGAGGAGTACGCGGCACGGGTTGGCCGTGAATCCGGGGCAGCCGAAATCGAACTGTTCGACGGCCAGCGGCTCCGCGAGGTCGGCGATGAGATCGGGATGGATCTCTACAGTGGCCGGATCGAAATCGTCTGTGAGGAGACGCTCGCGCCGCCGCGGGACCGGGAATCCGTCGCTAGCCAGCTCCGCGCTGCGGCGAGCAGTGTCGAGAACCTCGATCCGGAGCTTGTCGCCCCGTCGAAGATTACCCTCACCTTGCTTCCGATCGTGTATGCTGACACCCATGTAAACGCCGTATTCGAGACCTCCGTCGGCGTCATCCATCGCGTCGACGAGCGCGACCCCATCTCGATCCTCGCCGACCGCGACGGCCCACGACCGCTCGCGGGCGATGTCAGCCGACTCGTGGCTCGAAACGTCGACCGTACCGAACCCATTGCTCTCGACCGGTATCGAGAGCAGTTCGACGCCGTCGATACGGAACGGTTCGGCCGCACTGAAGCGGAGTACCGCGACTGGATTGCGGAACTGCAGTGCGACCGCTTCGAGACGACCGTTCGGTATACCGGCGACAACAATGTCACGTACACCAGGACCTGTCGCCCGACAGAGTCAGACGTCTCGATCCGATCGCTCCATCCAGTCTACGTTCCGGCGGTCGATGCACGGCTCGAACTCGGCGAGTATGCCTACCAGCACAGCTATCTCACGGCGGATCGTGACACAGTCGTCATGGACGGGGCGTTCGGCCACTGTGTCCATTGCGGTGGGGATGGACTGCTCACCTACTGTGAGAACTGCGGGAGTGTCAACTGCGACGACCACATCGAAACGGAACGACTGGACGGTGCTCCGGTCTGTACGGGCTGTGCCGTCACCGAATCGTTCCTGTTCAAGACGAAGTACTTCTACGACCGCGAGAACCTCGAACGGTTCCGCGCCGAGTACGACGCGATGCCGTTCTACCGCAAAGCAATGGAGAATCCCTTGCTCGCTGGGGCGGCCGCAATCATTGTCGGTCTACTCCTGTTTGGCCTGCTCGGTCTCGTCATCTGA
- a CDS encoding NAD(P) transhydrogenase subunit alpha, protein MILGVPNESVADETRAALIPPVADALVDDGHEVLISSGVGTGAGWSDESYRAVGCDVVDDEDVFERSDVVFHVRGLGATPDDELPPYREGQVVIGLLGPYELDAELDELASRGVDVFALELIPRISRAQSMDAVSSMDSVSGYKATMIAAEALPKLFPMEMTAAGTIQPAEVFVLGAGVAGLKAISTAERLGANATANDVRPEVREEVESLGAEFVEVGAETDSMSDEEGYATEQEKDFAQQQQETLMSVVPDSDVLITTAAIPGRPAPQPISTEMIERMDPGSVVVDLAAESGGNCEPSRPGETVVHDGVEIYGPTNLAATVPQTASKLYANNLRNFLDLLTGEDGLTIDLDDEIIDATLLTHDGEVRAPHREDGEGSDEDGQSDETADASNGGEA, encoded by the coding sequence ATGATACTCGGGGTACCGAACGAGTCAGTTGCAGACGAAACGCGGGCGGCCCTCATTCCGCCGGTAGCCGACGCCCTCGTGGACGACGGCCACGAGGTGTTGATCAGCTCCGGAGTTGGTACTGGGGCTGGCTGGAGTGACGAGTCGTATCGAGCGGTCGGTTGTGACGTTGTCGACGACGAGGACGTCTTCGAGCGATCGGATGTCGTGTTCCACGTCCGCGGGCTCGGGGCGACGCCCGACGACGAGCTCCCACCGTACCGGGAGGGGCAGGTGGTGATCGGGTTGCTCGGTCCGTACGAACTCGACGCGGAACTCGACGAGCTAGCCTCCCGAGGAGTCGACGTGTTCGCTCTCGAGCTGATCCCGCGCATCAGCCGGGCACAGAGTATGGACGCAGTCTCCTCGATGGACAGCGTCAGCGGCTACAAGGCCACGATGATCGCCGCCGAGGCCCTGCCGAAACTGTTCCCCATGGAAATGACTGCAGCCGGGACCATCCAGCCTGCAGAAGTGTTCGTCCTCGGGGCCGGAGTTGCGGGACTGAAGGCGATTTCGACCGCCGAACGGCTCGGAGCCAACGCGACTGCAAACGATGTCCGGCCGGAGGTCCGCGAGGAAGTCGAAAGCCTCGGCGCGGAGTTCGTCGAGGTCGGCGCGGAGACCGATTCGATGTCCGACGAGGAAGGATACGCGACAGAACAGGAGAAAGATTTCGCCCAGCAACAGCAAGAGACACTGATGAGCGTTGTCCCGGACTCGGACGTCCTCATCACGACGGCAGCGATTCCCGGCCGGCCGGCCCCCCAGCCGATCTCAACCGAGATGATCGAGCGGATGGATCCGGGCTCCGTGGTTGTCGATCTTGCCGCGGAGAGCGGCGGTAACTGCGAACCATCTCGACCCGGTGAAACCGTCGTCCACGACGGCGTCGAGATCTACGGGCCGACCAACTTGGCCGCGACTGTCCCCCAGACCGCGAGCAAACTGTACGCGAACAACCTGCGGAACTTCCTTGATCTGCTCACGGGCGAGGATGGGCTGACGATCGATCTCGACGACGAGATCATCGACGCAACGCTGCTAACCCACGACGGCGAGGTTCGAGCGCCGCACCGCGAGGACGGGGAGGGCTCGGACGAAGACGGACAGAGTGACGAGACTGCCGACGCATCCAACGGAGGTGAGGCCTGA
- a CDS encoding DUF367 family protein, which yields MNLHVRYEGDDDPDKCTAKKLSRFELATLHSTDRATPYGVVLNPHAEQALSPADATVSDRLVALDCSWESAREAQFSVDGEHRALPFLVAANPVNYGKPFQLTTVEALAAGLCILGDREHASRILSKFRWGETFLVMNEEPLRRYADCEDSSEIVAVQQEYLDRE from the coding sequence GTGAACCTCCACGTCAGGTACGAGGGTGACGACGATCCCGACAAGTGTACTGCGAAGAAACTCTCTCGGTTCGAGCTGGCGACCTTGCACAGCACCGATCGGGCAACACCGTACGGCGTCGTGTTGAACCCGCACGCCGAGCAGGCACTGTCACCGGCCGACGCGACGGTGAGTGACCGACTAGTCGCACTCGATTGCTCCTGGGAGAGCGCCCGCGAGGCACAGTTCAGCGTCGACGGCGAACACCGTGCCCTGCCCTTCCTCGTCGCGGCGAACCCGGTCAATTACGGAAAGCCGTTCCAGTTGACGACGGTTGAAGCACTGGCGGCCGGGTTATGTATTCTGGGGGACCGAGAGCATGCCAGTCGGATTCTATCGAAGTTCAGATGGGGCGAGACGTTTCTGGTGATGAACGAGGAACCGCTACGCCGGTATGCCGACTGTGAAGATTCGAGCGAGATCGTGGCGGTCCAGCAGGAGTATCTGGACCGGGAGTGA
- a CDS encoding TrmB family transcriptional regulator — protein MGEHVAEKLADLGLSNYEAQAFQALIEKGPMTADEVAAAAELPKGRIYDVLNSLSKRSVVRHDDSRPRTYVPASPEHAVSQLLDARLEDLDERRRRFETTAEELETAIRSQETDRPTQSFATSAFRHEDAIELLDERLGTATECVSIAAGTIDEGPETRDTLTERLRSLLHDGITVKLLVHEHTELEYDTELADAGLAIRRSPVVPDQRFILIDGEEVCLEVVHPITPNELLSVVDFRSDQVATELVDTFDELWADATPAEP, from the coding sequence ATGGGCGAGCACGTCGCGGAGAAGCTTGCGGATCTCGGACTATCGAACTACGAGGCTCAGGCCTTTCAGGCACTGATAGAGAAAGGGCCGATGACAGCCGACGAGGTAGCCGCTGCCGCCGAGCTACCGAAAGGCCGGATTTATGATGTCCTTAACTCGCTGTCGAAACGCTCTGTCGTTCGTCACGATGACTCACGTCCGCGCACATACGTCCCTGCGTCGCCGGAACATGCCGTCTCACAGCTACTCGATGCCCGGCTGGAGGACCTCGACGAACGCCGTCGCCGATTCGAAACGACCGCCGAGGAGCTTGAAACGGCGATTCGATCACAGGAGACCGACCGACCAACGCAGTCGTTCGCCACGAGCGCCTTTCGGCACGAAGATGCCATCGAGTTGCTAGACGAGCGCCTCGGAACTGCAACCGAGTGCGTCTCCATCGCAGCAGGGACGATCGACGAGGGGCCCGAAACCCGGGACACGCTCACCGAGCGCCTTCGATCGCTGTTACACGACGGTATCACGGTCAAACTCCTCGTTCACGAGCACACCGAGCTAGAATACGATACTGAGCTGGCCGACGCAGGGCTTGCGATCCGGCGCAGTCCGGTCGTCCCCGACCAGCGGTTCATCCTGATCGATGGTGAGGAGGTCTGTCTCGAAGTCGTTCACCCGATCACCCCAAACGAGCTGCTCTCGGTCGTCGACTTCAGAAGCGACCAGGTGGCGACCGAACTCGTCGACACGTTCGACGAACTCTGGGCGGATGCCACGCCGGCTGAACCGTAG
- a CDS encoding COG1361 S-layer family protein, whose protein sequence is MNRVRAGLLVLFLAGVVLVGLAVADETTGSPDIEVYTPDPFVEPGESETVTVDLQNQGSVDDDDGPPGADDDVTTARNVSVELGDDEDVPVDIRTNEQPLSNMPQDAIQSVSFDIDVDQTAEAGTYELPVNVTYTYTPAVDDDDGPDDERTVTEEKSLEIRVDEQARFEGEIDVSEFRVGDTRTATAEITNTGAENASDAVVGFQAQDPNVEAFPEVPDGELSGVPDDGEGDPATVASEVYVGDWEQNETREIDLKVRVDEDALPQENAIRADVEFRDDRGVDRTSREMVLGADVVEEQRFVLDDVESTVRVDDDGFVNGTVKNEGNETVRNAVVQFSEDPSDDIDVLDTGDSETVSPREETSFVGDLKPGETAQFEFRIDASADATAGDRILPMEVRYRNADDDIRTSRTLDAPVTIGEEREEFAVEATDGTFEIDESGTLELTVTNTFGEDVTDVQAKLFTNDPIDSSDDEAFIERLDDGDSETITFEIDVDGSASEKTYPVRVDFQFDDADGDTRLSDTYRIPITAVEGETNWLRIGLLASLVLTAGVGAVAWRYRDGIRTRLPNNDPDE, encoded by the coding sequence ATGAACAGGGTTAGGGCTGGATTACTCGTGCTGTTTCTCGCCGGAGTCGTTCTCGTGGGGCTGGCAGTTGCAGACGAGACGACCGGTAGTCCCGATATTGAGGTGTACACGCCAGACCCGTTCGTGGAACCCGGAGAGTCAGAAACAGTCACGGTCGATCTGCAGAATCAGGGCAGCGTCGACGATGACGATGGCCCCCCTGGTGCCGACGATGACGTAACGACCGCCAGAAACGTCAGCGTCGAGCTGGGCGATGACGAGGACGTTCCGGTGGACATCAGGACGAACGAGCAGCCCCTGTCCAATATGCCACAGGACGCCATCCAGTCGGTGTCGTTCGACATCGACGTGGATCAGACCGCCGAGGCCGGAACGTACGAGCTACCAGTAAACGTGACGTACACGTACACGCCCGCCGTGGACGACGACGACGGTCCAGACGACGAGCGGACGGTCACCGAAGAGAAGTCCCTCGAGATCCGCGTCGACGAGCAGGCGCGCTTCGAGGGCGAAATCGACGTCAGCGAGTTCCGTGTGGGCGACACCCGGACGGCGACGGCGGAGATTACGAATACCGGTGCCGAGAACGCAAGCGACGCTGTCGTCGGATTTCAGGCGCAGGACCCCAACGTAGAGGCCTTCCCGGAAGTTCCGGACGGTGAGCTATCGGGAGTCCCCGACGACGGTGAGGGTGATCCAGCGACTGTCGCCAGTGAAGTCTACGTCGGGGACTGGGAGCAAAACGAGACCCGTGAGATCGATCTGAAGGTACGGGTCGACGAGGACGCCCTCCCGCAAGAGAACGCGATCAGGGCAGACGTCGAGTTCCGTGACGACCGCGGCGTCGATCGAACGTCCAGAGAGATGGTCCTCGGTGCAGACGTCGTCGAGGAACAACGCTTCGTGCTGGATGACGTGGAGAGCACCGTCCGCGTCGACGATGATGGCTTCGTCAACGGGACGGTGAAAAACGAGGGCAACGAGACGGTACGGAACGCCGTCGTCCAGTTCAGCGAGGACCCTTCGGACGATATCGACGTACTCGATACCGGTGACTCGGAGACGGTGTCTCCACGCGAGGAGACGAGCTTCGTCGGTGACCTCAAACCCGGTGAGACAGCTCAGTTCGAGTTCCGAATCGATGCCAGCGCGGATGCGACAGCGGGAGATCGGATCCTGCCAATGGAGGTGAGATACAGAAACGCCGACGACGACATTCGGACGAGTCGAACACTTGACGCGCCAGTCACGATCGGAGAGGAACGCGAGGAGTTTGCCGTCGAAGCGACGGACGGAACGTTCGAGATCGACGAGAGCGGAACCCTCGAACTCACCGTCACCAACACGTTCGGCGAGGATGTAACCGACGTCCAGGCGAAGCTGTTCACCAACGATCCGATCGACAGCAGCGACGACGAGGCGTTCATCGAGCGCCTCGACGACGGGGACAGTGAAACGATAACGTTCGAGATCGATGTCGACGGCTCGGCCAGCGAGAAGACGTACCCGGTACGTGTGGACTTCCAGTTCGACGATGCCGACGGTGATACGCGGCTGTCGGACACGTACCGGATTCCCATAACGGCAGTCGAAGGGGAGACCAACTGGCTACGCATCGGACTCCTGGCGAGCCTCGTGCTCACCGCCGGTGTCGGTGCAGTAGCCTGGCGGTACCGCGACGGGATCAGGACTCGACTGCCAAACAACGACCCCGACGAGTAA
- a CDS encoding enoyl-CoA hydratase/isomerase family protein: MIEQRVDERVRVVTLSRPDRRNALTPDGLDQLETAIADADEPVVYLHGAGTAFCAGADLDAVDALEDADAARDFSARGQRVAQAIETADAIVVAGIDGAARGGGVELALACDVRVATPTATFGEPGVTFGLFGAWGGTVRLPEIVGLGDAMEFSVSGRDLSAEEARRIGLVSRIVEQPEAVSHEIAGNDPAALAVLKERLRDTASKAEQERREADAFAELVRERKRRNDDGS, encoded by the coding sequence ATGATCGAGCAGCGCGTCGACGAGCGGGTTCGGGTAGTGACGTTGTCGCGCCCAGACCGACGTAATGCGTTGACACCAGATGGTCTCGATCAGCTCGAAACCGCAATCGCGGATGCCGATGAACCGGTGGTGTACCTCCACGGCGCGGGCACGGCGTTCTGTGCGGGGGCCGATCTCGATGCGGTCGACGCGCTGGAGGATGCCGATGCGGCGCGGGACTTTTCGGCACGCGGCCAGCGGGTCGCACAGGCGATCGAGACAGCAGATGCGATCGTCGTCGCCGGGATCGACGGCGCGGCCCGCGGCGGCGGCGTCGAACTCGCGCTCGCGTGTGACGTCCGGGTCGCAACACCCACAGCCACGTTCGGCGAACCAGGCGTCACCTTCGGCCTGTTCGGAGCGTGGGGAGGGACCGTCCGCCTGCCCGAGATCGTCGGCCTCGGGGATGCGATGGAGTTCTCGGTGAGCGGTCGCGACCTCTCCGCCGAAGAAGCACGCCGGATCGGACTCGTCTCGCGGATCGTCGAGCAACCTGAGGCGGTTTCCCACGAGATTGCTGGCAACGATCCAGCGGCGCTCGCGGTACTCAAAGAGCGACTTCGAGACACCGCGAGCAAGGCCGAGCAGGAACGTCGAGAGGCGGACGCCTTCGCGGAACTGGTGAGAGAGCGCAAGCGAAGAAACGACGACGGAAGCTAA
- a CDS encoding DUF7114 family protein, giving the protein MDEAVRTRQAAHDAVADIEPTTLRKLLDDRLDDASMAPGALTLSSARSIDGSATADSVAERGAGVQLIYEGLRLTRTLAQEQPWATRDPRDHTEPNLEILAADVLVSRGFYLLARTEAADKAVETVRAFGRDQTLRRSAESADAAASLDRSLERNVFELAVIAGATAGDSPWPTAEAGLVPTRLLDLANELGAADTPLPPAAELLPSDLDTMLGSRSSDGTDDHVQQSATDH; this is encoded by the coding sequence ATGGATGAGGCCGTGCGGACTCGGCAGGCAGCACACGACGCAGTCGCGGATATCGAGCCGACTACCCTCCGCAAGCTTCTCGACGATCGTCTCGACGACGCCTCCATGGCCCCGGGAGCGCTCACCCTGTCCAGTGCACGGTCGATTGACGGCTCGGCGACAGCCGACTCCGTCGCCGAACGCGGTGCTGGCGTCCAGTTGATCTACGAGGGACTGCGCCTGACCCGGACGCTCGCCCAGGAACAGCCCTGGGCCACCCGCGACCCGCGCGATCACACCGAACCCAACCTCGAAATCCTCGCCGCCGACGTCCTCGTCTCACGGGGCTTTTATCTGCTCGCCCGGACCGAGGCCGCCGACAAGGCCGTCGAGACCGTCCGGGCGTTCGGCCGCGACCAGACGCTCCGCCGAAGCGCCGAAAGCGCCGACGCCGCCGCCTCGCTGGATCGCTCGCTCGAACGGAACGTCTTCGAGCTGGCAGTGATCGCGGGCGCGACCGCGGGCGATAGCCCATGGCCGACTGCGGAGGCAGGGCTGGTCCCGACGAGGCTCCTTGACCTCGCAAACGAACTTGGGGCGGCCGATACACCACTTCCCCCTGCAGCCGAGCTATTACCCAGCGATCTCGACACCATGCTTGGATCGCGCTCGTCCGATGGCACTGACGATCACGTCCAGCAGTCGGCGACCGATCACTGA
- a CDS encoding class I SAM-dependent methyltransferase, which produces MTRTYSQERYLAAKRTIDDRSLNRHVLEELEPILADASEVVEIGAGIGTMLQRLLDWGLLPDRLTYTLVDVDGASIAAAKERLPDWAASEGYTVSQDSGITLRRNDQEIRIETAVMDAADYLSTETPDLVIGSALLDLLDSAEVDELFDRLPAGCHCYFPITFDGGTTFQPTVFPSFDDHVVERYHEDMIRRENPGDPHAGQHLLSRAANDHTLIAAGASDWVVAPTENGYQADEAYFLHHIVDTVASALVDDPAVDGDRLVRWEDHRHEQILRDELVYVAHQLDVLLTV; this is translated from the coding sequence GTGACCCGAACCTACTCGCAGGAGCGTTATCTCGCGGCGAAACGGACGATCGACGACCGGTCGCTGAACCGGCACGTGCTGGAAGAACTGGAACCGATACTTGCGGATGCGTCCGAGGTCGTCGAGATCGGTGCTGGTATCGGTACGATGCTCCAGCGCCTCCTCGACTGGGGGCTGCTCCCTGACCGGCTTACGTACACGTTAGTCGATGTCGACGGGGCGTCGATCGCCGCCGCGAAAGAACGGCTCCCCGACTGGGCGGCGTCGGAAGGCTATACTGTCTCCCAAGACAGCGGAATTACTCTCCGTCGCAACGATCAGGAAATCAGGATTGAGACCGCGGTGATGGACGCTGCGGACTATCTTTCGACAGAGACACCGGATCTGGTTATCGGATCTGCGCTTCTCGACCTGCTGGATTCGGCGGAGGTCGACGAGCTATTCGACCGTCTCCCAGCGGGCTGTCACTGTTATTTTCCGATCACCTTCGACGGCGGGACGACGTTCCAGCCGACTGTCTTCCCGTCGTTCGACGATCACGTCGTCGAGCGATACCACGAGGATATGATCCGCCGCGAGAACCCGGGTGATCCACACGCTGGCCAGCACTTGCTCTCACGTGCGGCAAACGATCACACATTGATCGCCGCAGGGGCATCCGACTGGGTCGTCGCTCCCACCGAGAACGGATACCAGGCCGATGAAGCGTATTTCCTGCATCACATTGTCGATACGGTGGCCTCGGCTCTTGTTGACGATCCGGCGGTCGACGGCGACCGACTGGTGCGCTGGGAAGATCACCGACACGAGCAGATCCTTCGGGACGAACTCGTCTACGTCGCTCACCAGTTAGACGTCTTGCTCACCGTCTGA
- a CDS encoding NAD+ synthase, producing MVDLRFSDVELAERREHITGFIEETVADAGADGAVLGLSGGIDSTTVAHLAVEALGNDGLKGLVMPGEVSHEANMSDAERVAEMLDIEYEVIEIQPIIDQLVAGYPEAEGDDLAVGNARARTRGVLNYLVGNHENRLVLGTGNRSEAQVGYYTKYGDGAVDCHPIGNLYKVQVRQLARDLGVPEDLVDKTPTAGLWSEQTDEEEMGIAYDTLDPILALHVDGALSASATAATLDVDVSTVEEVRGMYERSAHKRSMPPAPPALD from the coding sequence ATGGTCGATCTTCGGTTTTCGGATGTCGAACTCGCGGAACGGAGAGAGCATATCACGGGGTTCATCGAGGAGACGGTTGCCGACGCGGGGGCCGACGGCGCGGTGCTGGGGCTGTCAGGAGGGATCGACAGCACGACGGTCGCACACCTCGCGGTGGAAGCGCTTGGCAACGATGGCCTCAAGGGGCTCGTGATGCCCGGAGAGGTCAGTCACGAAGCCAATATGAGCGATGCGGAACGGGTCGCCGAGATGCTCGACATCGAGTACGAGGTAATCGAGATCCAGCCGATTATCGACCAGCTCGTCGCGGGGTATCCCGAGGCCGAGGGCGACGACCTCGCGGTCGGTAACGCTCGCGCGCGGACTCGCGGCGTCCTGAACTATCTGGTCGGGAACCACGAGAACCGGCTCGTGCTGGGGACGGGCAACCGGAGCGAAGCACAGGTGGGTTACTACACGAAATACGGCGATGGAGCGGTGGACTGCCATCCGATCGGCAACCTATACAAGGTGCAGGTTCGCCAGCTAGCACGCGACCTCGGCGTTCCCGAGGATCTGGTCGACAAAACTCCGACGGCAGGTCTCTGGAGCGAGCAGACCGACGAAGAGGAGATGGGGATCGCGTACGACACGCTTGATCCGATCCTCGCACTGCACGTCGACGGTGCGCTTTCTGCCAGCGCCACTGCGGCAACCCTCGATGTCGATGTCAGTACTGTCGAAGAGGTACGAGGGATGTACGAACGGAGTGCACACAAGCGCTCGATGCCGCCCGCGCCGCCCGCCCTCGACTGA